Proteins encoded within one genomic window of uncultured Desulfobacter sp.:
- a CDS encoding ABC transporter transmembrane domain-containing protein codes for MKSRKNTLSEERRQKIIRMVLAHWKRIALAALFMVVEAGAGGAMAMLVKPVLDDIFIARDSTKLLLIPGLAILVFFLKGAGSYGAEYLMSYVGQRIIREFRDRLYEKIMNLPISYIQKEKTGVLMSRVTNDVSIIKSMVSTAVISLFRDSFSVVAFLFVIFYRDWKLALGAFVVLPIAFYPIVIFGKRIRKFSTGTQETMADLNAFLHETFSGTKIVKIFNLQAFETDRFKKKTNELFRLEMKKVMTRALSSPVMEFLGGLGIAFVIWFAGMRVVNGTSTPGVFFSFLTAVMMLYAPVKKLASLNNTIQEGVAAASRVFDVLEAKNDVVDKSDARSLNASSCEVVFEDVSFAYGPEESLALKHINLKAAPGETLALVGMSGGGKTSLVNLIPRLYDVADGAVFVGGHDVRDLNIASLRDHISIVTQEPILFNETVRDNIRYGKMDADDAAVEAAAQAAFAHDFICGFPKGYDTVIGELGSRLSGGEKQRICIARALLKNSPVLILDEATSALDSQAEKVVQKALENLMKGRTSFVIAHRLSTIDYASRIIVLKNGTIVEQGVHDDLMAAKGFYYQLQSMQTKTN; via the coding sequence ATGAAATCAAGAAAAAATACATTGTCTGAAGAACGCAGGCAAAAGATTATCCGGATGGTGTTGGCACACTGGAAAAGAATTGCCCTGGCCGCATTATTTATGGTGGTGGAGGCAGGTGCCGGCGGTGCCATGGCAATGCTGGTCAAACCTGTGCTCGATGATATTTTCATTGCCAGGGACAGTACCAAATTATTGCTCATTCCCGGTCTTGCCATTCTGGTGTTTTTTTTAAAAGGCGCCGGTTCATATGGGGCGGAATACCTGATGAGTTATGTGGGGCAGCGTATTATTCGTGAGTTCAGGGACCGCCTTTATGAAAAAATCATGAATTTGCCTATTTCATATATCCAAAAGGAAAAAACCGGGGTGCTCATGTCCCGGGTTACCAATGATGTAAGTATTATCAAAAGCATGGTGTCCACTGCCGTTATCAGCCTGTTCAGGGATTCTTTTTCTGTTGTGGCATTTTTGTTCGTTATTTTTTATCGGGACTGGAAACTTGCATTAGGCGCGTTTGTTGTCCTGCCCATTGCCTTTTACCCAATCGTCATTTTCGGCAAAAGAATCCGGAAGTTTTCCACGGGAACTCAGGAAACCATGGCCGATCTTAATGCCTTTTTACATGAAACATTTTCCGGGACAAAGATTGTTAAAATATTCAATCTTCAGGCCTTTGAAACGGATAGATTTAAGAAAAAGACCAACGAACTGTTTCGATTAGAGATGAAAAAGGTGATGACCCGGGCATTGTCCTCTCCGGTGATGGAATTTTTAGGCGGATTAGGCATCGCTTTTGTTATCTGGTTCGCCGGGATGCGGGTGGTCAACGGCACCTCCACACCGGGTGTGTTTTTCTCTTTTTTGACTGCCGTGATGATGCTTTATGCACCGGTGAAAAAACTGGCCTCCCTGAACAATACCATTCAGGAAGGTGTGGCTGCTGCATCCAGGGTCTTTGATGTATTGGAAGCAAAAAACGATGTCGTGGACAAATCTGATGCTCGTTCCCTTAACGCGTCATCCTGTGAGGTGGTTTTTGAAGACGTATCTTTTGCCTACGGCCCTGAAGAATCTTTGGCCTTAAAACACATCAACCTTAAGGCCGCACCTGGAGAGACTCTGGCCCTGGTCGGCATGAGCGGCGGTGGGAAAACCAGTCTGGTGAATTTGATCCCAAGACTTTATGATGTGGCTGACGGGGCTGTTTTTGTCGGCGGTCATGATGTTAGGGACCTGAACATTGCTTCCCTTCGAGACCATATTTCTATTGTGACCCAGGAGCCTATTTTATTCAACGAAACCGTGCGGGACAATATTCGGTATGGGAAAATGGATGCGGATGATGCTGCGGTTGAAGCGGCAGCACAGGCCGCCTTTGCCCATGATTTTATCTGTGGTTTCCCTAAGGGATATGATACGGTAATCGGAGAGCTGGGTTCCCGTTTGTCCGGCGGAGAAAAGCAGCGGATCTGTATTGCCAGGGCGCTTTTGAAAAATTCGCCGGTGCTGATTCTAGACGAGGCAACCTCAGCTTTGGATTCCCAAGCGGAAAAAGTTGTGCAAAAGGCCTTGGAAAATTTGATGAAAGGGCGTACCTCTTTTGTGATTGCCCACAGGCTGTCTACCATTGATTATGCATCCCGGATCATTGTACTCAAAAACGGCACCATTGTTGAACAAGGTGTTCATGATGATCTGATGGCTGCAAAAGGCTTTTATTATCAACTGCAATCCATGCAGACTAAAACAAATTAA
- a CDS encoding glycosyltransferase N-terminal domain-containing protein has product MIKNVFIPNFFKFYNILWKAALPFLKRHPRLAPTFDRRINPAHLQPADIWIQAASAGEAYLAVSTINAFNTDRPVTIMVTTTTGQGMEILTKTLSPKKISPQINLCIGTFPFDSPKAMKKAVQQINPAIMVLLETELWPAHLYALKKNHTRVLIINGRLSKKSSRNYKLTKAFWGSFAPERILAISAEDAQKFSMIFPQTRVETMDNIKFDRMTVQSTADKRSALAEIVPREMPLSIFASFRRQEETQIIEMIKILLKKGPNQIIALFPRHMHRISPFLKALNKNSLTVYKGSQISSVLTNPAIILWDKFGDLHQAYSRADVVFVGGSLVPLGGQNFMEPAVLGVPTIIGPHWQDFAWVGKEIFETGAVTQCRNWQHTAETMSRYLVKSENRQTRIDAVNHYISQKQGGAQTAADTIWASWLATHK; this is encoded by the coding sequence ATGATAAAAAATGTTTTTATACCCAATTTTTTTAAATTTTACAATATCCTGTGGAAAGCGGCCCTGCCTTTTTTAAAACGGCACCCAAGGCTTGCCCCAACTTTTGACAGGCGGATCAATCCGGCCCACCTTCAACCCGCAGACATCTGGATACAGGCGGCATCAGCCGGGGAGGCGTATCTTGCCGTATCCACTATAAATGCTTTTAACACGGACAGGCCGGTCACTATAATGGTAACCACGACCACAGGCCAGGGCATGGAAATTCTGACCAAAACACTGTCACCCAAAAAAATTTCACCCCAGATCAACCTGTGCATTGGTACATTCCCCTTTGACAGCCCAAAGGCCATGAAAAAAGCGGTGCAACAAATTAATCCGGCGATTATGGTTTTACTTGAGACCGAACTGTGGCCCGCACACCTTTATGCTTTAAAGAAAAATCATACCCGCGTATTGATTATCAATGGCAGGTTATCCAAAAAAAGCAGCCGGAATTACAAACTCACCAAAGCGTTCTGGGGATCTTTTGCCCCGGAGCGCATCCTGGCCATCTCTGCAGAGGACGCCCAAAAATTTTCCATGATATTTCCCCAGACCCGTGTTGAAACCATGGACAATATCAAATTTGACCGCATGACGGTTCAAAGCACAGCGGATAAAAGGTCTGCCTTAGCGGAAATCGTGCCCCGGGAAATGCCCCTGTCTATTTTTGCTTCCTTCCGCCGCCAGGAAGAAACACAGATCATTGAAATGATAAAGATCCTTCTAAAAAAGGGCCCTAACCAGATTATAGCCCTGTTCCCCAGGCATATGCATCGAATCTCCCCATTTTTAAAAGCACTAAATAAAAACAGCCTCACAGTTTACAAGGGATCGCAGATATCATCCGTGCTAACGAATCCTGCCATTATCCTGTGGGACAAATTTGGAGATCTTCACCAGGCTTACAGCCGGGCCGACGTAGTTTTTGTCGGCGGAAGCCTGGTGCCGTTAGGCGGTCAGAACTTTATGGAGCCTGCAGTCTTAGGCGTTCCCACAATCATCGGCCCCCACTGGCAGGATTTTGCCTGGGTGGGAAAAGAAATCTTCGAGACCGGTGCTGTAACCCAGTGCAGAAACTGGCAGCATACCGCTGAAACCATGAGCAGATACCTTGTCAAATCCGAAAACCGGCAAACCCGTATTGACGCGGTAAATCATTATATTTCACAAAAACAGGGCGGTGCACAGACGGCAGCAGACACCATTTGGGCCTCGTGGCTGGCAACTCATAAATAA
- a CDS encoding reverse transcriptase domain-containing protein, producing MAKRNNGAPGIDGGTFKAVEEGGIEDFLKQIRTELVSGTYKPLRNRRKEIPKGNDKVRVLGIPSIKDRVVQGALKLILKVGGKKGVPQGGVISPLLSNIYLNEVDKMLERAKEVTRNGRYTYIEYSRFADDLVILVDGFSKWNWLVDAANKRLLEELEKLDVQLNREKSKLVDLTRGETFSFLGFDFRRAKTRRGKLGVLVTPRMKARTALLSRLKEVFRRFRSQPLDRIVAEINPILRGWVNYFRIGNSSQCFGYVKDW from the coding sequence ATGGCAAAACGAAATAACGGAGCGCCAGGGATTGACGGTGGAACGTTTAAAGCCGTCGAAGAGGGTGGAATTGAAGACTTCCTCAAACAGATCCGGACGGAATTGGTCTCCGGCACGTACAAACCATTACGGAACCGAAGGAAAGAAATTCCCAAAGGCAATGACAAAGTCAGAGTCCTCGGGATTCCTTCTATAAAAGACCGAGTGGTTCAGGGAGCCCTCAAGTTGATCTTGAAAGTTGGTGGAAAGAAAGGTGTTCCACAAGGTGGAGTCATCTCGCCTTTGCTGAGCAATATCTATCTTAATGAGGTAGATAAAATGCTGGAGCGGGCAAAAGAAGTCACGCGTAACGGTAGATATACGTATATTGAATACTCACGTTTTGCCGATGACCTGGTGATTTTGGTTGATGGCTTTAGCAAGTGGAATTGGCTGGTTGATGCCGCCAATAAGAGACTCCTTGAGGAGTTGGAAAAGCTTGATGTACAGCTTAATCGGGAGAAATCCAAACTGGTAGATCTTACCCGTGGTGAAACATTCAGTTTTCTCGGATTTGATTTTAGACGGGCTAAAACTCGTCGAGGCAAGTTGGGTGTACTTGTCACTCCAAGAATGAAAGCACGAACAGCTCTTCTCAGCAGACTTAAGGAGGTGTTCCGTCGTTTTCGTTCGCAACCGCTTGATAGGATAGTGGCTGAGATCAATCCGATTTTGCGTGGATGGGTAAACTACTTTCGGATTGGAAATTCCAGTCAATGTTTTGGTTATGTAAAAGACTGGTGA
- a CDS encoding Trm112 family protein codes for MALSKELLEILVCPKCKGPVELTESEDGLVCNACALKYEIRDDIPIMLIDEAIAIKQ; via the coding sequence ATGGCTTTATCAAAAGAACTGCTTGAAATCCTCGTTTGCCCCAAGTGTAAAGGGCCGGTGGAACTGACCGAATCTGAAGACGGCCTGGTTTGCAATGCCTGTGCCCTTAAATACGAAATTCGGGATGATATTCCCATTATGCTTATTGACGAGGCCATTGCTATCAAACAATGA
- a CDS encoding DUF4416 family protein: MSTPKQPVPAKLVMSVFMKDKSVLASVFSRLEAVGGPVDMISPWLDFDFTDYYYKEMGEPLFRRLIAFKPLMEQETLASIKLDTNKIESDCLEENNRTINIDPGYLLSSRFILATGKEYSHRIYIGQRIYADLTLMYTKKGFKTLEWTYPDYASPAVFKFLGQVRQKYLTDLKAIKG, encoded by the coding sequence ATGAGTACGCCTAAACAACCTGTACCGGCCAAGCTTGTGATGTCGGTTTTCATGAAAGACAAGTCGGTTCTGGCATCGGTATTTTCACGCCTTGAAGCCGTAGGCGGACCTGTGGATATGATCTCTCCCTGGCTGGATTTTGATTTTACCGATTATTATTATAAGGAGATGGGGGAACCGTTGTTCCGCAGGCTTATTGCTTTCAAACCGCTTATGGAACAAGAAACCCTGGCTTCGATTAAACTTGACACCAACAAAATTGAATCCGACTGTCTGGAGGAAAATAACAGAACCATCAACATTGACCCGGGGTATCTTCTGTCTTCCCGGTTTATCCTGGCTACGGGAAAGGAGTATTCCCACAGGATTTACATTGGACAAAGAATTTATGCTGACCTGACATTAATGTACACCAAAAAAGGCTTTAAAACCCTGGAATGGACTTACCCGGATTACGCCTCTCCTGCTGTGTTCAAATTTTTAGGCCAGGTGAGACAGAAATATCTTACGGATCTTAAGGCCATAAAAGGATAA
- a CDS encoding NAD(P)/FAD-dependent oxidoreductase codes for MLKLGEKGAILQNDNETYAIAPHIPCGVITPDMLRKIADVSEKYNAKALKLTGATRITIVGLKEEDIDSVWQDLELDKGAAVGMCIRSVRACPGTTFCKLGKQDALGVGMEIDKQYHAMELPGKFKIAVSGCKLSCSESWVRDLGLIGEADGWTIVIGGNVGSSPRIAQKVAEGMSTEQAMDACNRIVEYYKENAKKGERLGKMIDRIGLEPFEQAIKG; via the coding sequence ATGCTCAAACTTGGTGAAAAGGGAGCCATACTCCAAAATGACAACGAAACCTATGCCATTGCCCCTCATATCCCATGCGGGGTTATTACACCGGATATGCTCAGAAAAATTGCTGATGTATCAGAAAAATATAATGCAAAAGCACTCAAGCTGACCGGGGCCACCCGTATTACCATTGTAGGACTCAAAGAAGAGGATATTGATTCAGTTTGGCAGGATTTGGAACTTGACAAGGGTGCCGCCGTGGGTATGTGTATCCGTTCGGTACGCGCCTGTCCCGGGACCACCTTTTGCAAACTTGGCAAACAGGACGCCCTGGGCGTGGGTATGGAAATTGACAAACAATATCATGCCATGGAACTGCCGGGTAAATTCAAAATCGCGGTTTCCGGATGCAAACTCTCCTGCTCCGAATCCTGGGTCAGGGACCTTGGACTCATCGGAGAAGCTGACGGTTGGACTATTGTCATCGGCGGCAACGTAGGCTCGAGTCCTAGAATTGCCCAGAAAGTGGCTGAAGGAATGAGCACCGAACAAGCCATGGATGCCTGTAACCGCATTGTTGAATATTACAAGGAAAATGCAAAAAAAGGGGAGCGCCTGGGAAAAATGATCGACCGTATCGGCCTTGAACCCTTTGAGCAGGCCATTAAAGGTTAA
- a CDS encoding MBL fold metallo-hydrolase translates to MPTPYIPEDRFPIQVSPSVQVLGNYYFNLMLITGKKKSLLFEAGVSGMVDQAIRQLDGLGISPDIIVVSHPHADHVTGLPGLADRFKNARIIAGPGAKKFMAHPKAVPALIAEDRFVSRRLGEEGLTPARPSLDAPPDVSRIEEVDCPARLDLGGGIFFDLLPATGHSPGALMGIAVPDQVLCCSDALGFHYPGRDFWPLFFTGAEEYFDTIKQIRTLAPKIICPAHHGPIMADNVSSALETAESRTLEIIQMIKTTTLDDQELVTKLFNMSYKDEFRLYTKENVTNCAGLLVKRSREFNAPS, encoded by the coding sequence ATGCCAACCCCATACATACCCGAAGACAGGTTTCCCATACAGGTGAGCCCCAGCGTACAGGTGCTCGGCAACTACTACTTCAACCTCATGCTGATCACGGGCAAAAAAAAGAGCCTGCTGTTTGAGGCCGGTGTTTCAGGTATGGTGGATCAAGCCATCCGGCAGCTGGATGGCCTTGGAATTTCCCCGGACATTATCGTTGTCAGCCATCCCCACGCAGACCATGTAACCGGTCTGCCCGGGTTGGCTGACCGATTCAAAAACGCCCGGATCATTGCAGGACCCGGCGCCAAAAAATTTATGGCCCATCCCAAGGCAGTGCCGGCACTGATCGCCGAGGATCGGTTCGTATCCCGGCGTCTTGGTGAAGAGGGATTAACACCGGCCCGCCCCAGCCTTGATGCCCCACCGGATGTCAGCCGCATTGAAGAGGTTGACTGCCCTGCCCGCCTGGATCTGGGCGGTGGTATCTTTTTTGATCTGCTGCCGGCAACAGGCCATTCTCCGGGGGCATTGATGGGCATTGCCGTGCCGGACCAGGTGCTGTGCTGTTCCGATGCTTTAGGGTTCCACTATCCGGGGAGGGATTTCTGGCCCCTGTTTTTCACGGGCGCAGAAGAATACTTTGACACCATCAAACAGATCAGGACGCTGGCCCCCAAAATCATCTGTCCTGCCCACCATGGACCTATCATGGCCGACAACGTTTCTTCGGCCCTGGAAACAGCCGAATCCAGGACACTTGAAATCATACAAATGATAAAGACCACTACCCTCGATGACCAGGAACTGGTCACAAAACTATTCAACATGTCCTATAAAGACGAATTCCGTCTGTACACCAAAGAAAACGTCACAAACTGTGCCGGGCTGCTGGTCAAACGGTCCAGGGAATTTAACGCGCCTTCGTAA
- the yddG gene encoding aromatic amino acid DMT transporter YddG, producing the protein MAEKNNSDKTAFTATIGGLLAILLWSFTIAFTRSISEHLGPVYGAGYVYLISAVFGLINALRSSRQRSKLSNLPHRYLWGCGSLFVGYMLFLFLAVGMAENRSQSLEMGLINYLWPALILVFSVPILKNKASWLLLPGTALALFGIYLVLAGGGSHTWHAMLNNLSSNPTAYLLALFAALSWGLYSNLTRKWVAPDQAGGAVPFFLAATAVALFIMNSFVDEPRDWNLQVAGEVAALAFITLTAYSLWDNAMRKGNTIFLAASSYTIPLLSTIVSCIYLSVAPTPSLWIGCGLLISGSLLSWISVTKEKN; encoded by the coding sequence ATGGCAGAAAAAAACAATTCGGACAAGACCGCCTTTACGGCGACAATAGGCGGGCTTTTGGCTATTTTATTGTGGAGTTTTACCATTGCGTTTACCCGTAGTATCTCTGAACATCTTGGCCCGGTTTACGGTGCCGGTTATGTGTATCTCATCAGTGCCGTATTCGGCCTTATCAATGCATTGAGATCGTCAAGACAGCGAAGCAAGCTCTCAAATTTGCCGCACCGGTATCTTTGGGGCTGCGGCTCTCTTTTTGTAGGCTATATGCTGTTCCTGTTTCTTGCCGTGGGCATGGCTGAAAACCGCAGCCAATCTCTGGAGATGGGGTTGATCAATTATCTGTGGCCGGCATTGATATTGGTATTTTCCGTTCCCATTTTAAAAAACAAAGCCAGTTGGCTTCTGTTGCCCGGAACCGCCTTGGCCCTGTTTGGGATATACTTGGTCCTGGCAGGCGGTGGCAGTCATACATGGCATGCAATGCTGAATAATCTTTCCTCCAATCCAACGGCATATCTGCTGGCCTTGTTCGCTGCATTATCCTGGGGGCTTTACTCTAATCTCACCCGGAAATGGGTGGCCCCGGACCAGGCCGGGGGGGCTGTTCCGTTTTTTCTGGCTGCCACTGCGGTTGCCCTGTTTATCATGAATTCTTTTGTGGATGAACCCAGGGACTGGAATCTTCAAGTGGCCGGGGAGGTAGCGGCTTTGGCGTTTATTACATTGACGGCCTACAGCCTGTGGGATAATGCCATGCGAAAAGGCAATACTATTTTTTTGGCGGCAAGCTCCTACACGATCCCGCTTTTATCCACAATTGTCTCCTGCATCTACCTTTCCGTGGCACCCACCCCCTCCTTGTGGATCGGGTGCGGTTTGCTTATCTCAGGGTCGCTGCTGAGCTGGATCTCTGTAACCAAAGAAAAAAATTGA
- a CDS encoding IS1634 family transposase, with the protein MRTIKRKNKDGSEVEYVQLAHNTRHPEKGYSRAEVIHSFGRRDQLDVAALKRLVGSLGRFISPGDAQFIEAERRGIKFESSRSAGGAIVLKGLWDRIGIDKCLADALKDRSFTTPVRDAVFAMVANRALAPCSKLAVEEWAEYDVYLGSEKPIQVQHLYRSMDFLLAHADTIQEKVFWSTAHLLNLTVDLIFFDTTNTYFEMEGPGDSELLAYGNSKHKRNDLPQVIIGLAVTREGIPVRCWVLPGNQNDAKCVKQVQKDMNDWKLGNVIWAMDRGMTSEENRKTLQRAGGQYILGEKLRGPHLNEAALNRGGRFKVIKENLHIKEVYAGEGSGRRRFVVAFNPEQAEHDVIRTPGGGVP; encoded by the coding sequence GTGCGCACAATAAAACGGAAGAACAAGGATGGGTCAGAGGTCGAGTATGTTCAATTGGCCCACAACACCCGGCACCCTGAAAAAGGGTATTCCCGAGCCGAGGTCATCCACTCCTTCGGACGACGGGATCAACTCGATGTAGCCGCCCTTAAAAGATTGGTCGGCAGCCTCGGTCGGTTTATAAGCCCGGGGGATGCGCAATTCATCGAGGCCGAAAGACGAGGAATAAAGTTTGAATCCAGCCGATCTGCAGGCGGTGCTATTGTGCTTAAAGGCCTATGGGACCGAATTGGTATCGACAAATGTCTTGCTGATGCACTGAAAGATAGATCCTTTACCACTCCCGTCCGTGATGCCGTTTTCGCCATGGTAGCAAATCGGGCATTGGCGCCTTGCTCCAAGCTTGCTGTCGAAGAATGGGCAGAATACGATGTGTATCTGGGATCTGAAAAGCCAATTCAGGTACAGCACCTATATCGCAGTATGGATTTTTTGCTCGCACATGCAGACACTATTCAAGAGAAGGTGTTTTGGTCAACGGCACATTTGCTGAATCTCACGGTGGATCTCATCTTTTTCGACACAACCAATACCTATTTTGAAATGGAAGGGCCAGGAGATTCTGAACTGCTCGCATACGGCAACTCTAAACATAAACGAAATGACCTGCCCCAAGTCATCATAGGCCTTGCCGTTACAAGAGAAGGTATCCCGGTTCGATGCTGGGTGTTGCCCGGCAATCAAAACGATGCCAAGTGTGTCAAGCAGGTACAAAAGGACATGAACGACTGGAAGCTGGGTAACGTCATCTGGGCCATGGACAGGGGCATGACCAGTGAAGAAAATCGAAAGACGCTTCAAAGGGCTGGTGGGCAGTACATCCTTGGGGAGAAACTTCGGGGGCCTCACCTGAATGAAGCAGCCTTGAACCGGGGTGGCCGCTTTAAGGTCATCAAAGAAAATCTTCATATCAAAGAGGTCTATGCCGGTGAAGGGTCAGGACGCCGCCGTTTTGTCGTCGCCTTTAATCCCGAGCAGGCCGAACATGACGTGATCCGTACGCCGGGTGGTGGTGTGCCATGA
- a CDS encoding DUF2145 domain-containing protein has protein sequence MMKYIKLLLLLLPVIFFALPENFVFAGSSQTSGEIHFKPEEIIKFSKKVEKTLAQKGARVAIIARVGRPRNKLPEGINFTHTAIAIYSQITTADGRKIPGYAIYNLYQRTGEPDVSDLVQDFPVDFFAGVEVLEAGIIIPSPELQKRLLNVLVSPTYKELHNPHYSVIANPFTLAFQNCTEHTLDIITAAIYETSDIKVIKANEKAYFEPQPVNVNPVKLLLGSMFVADVTTSDHPGSPVTSTFTSIGKFLTKYNAVSEILTITPDT, from the coding sequence ATGATGAAATACATAAAACTCCTTCTGCTTTTATTGCCTGTTATTTTTTTTGCATTGCCCGAGAATTTTGTTTTTGCAGGAAGTAGTCAAACAAGCGGGGAAATCCATTTCAAGCCCGAAGAGATCATAAAGTTTTCCAAAAAAGTTGAAAAAACATTAGCCCAAAAGGGTGCCAGGGTTGCAATTATTGCACGCGTCGGCAGGCCACGAAACAAATTGCCGGAAGGGATAAATTTTACCCATACAGCAATAGCAATTTATTCTCAGATTACAACCGCAGATGGGAGAAAGATCCCTGGCTATGCAATATACAATTTGTATCAGCGGACTGGGGAACCTGATGTCAGCGATTTGGTTCAAGATTTTCCGGTGGATTTTTTTGCCGGTGTTGAAGTGCTGGAGGCCGGTATCATAATTCCATCTCCCGAGTTGCAAAAAAGGTTGCTGAATGTTTTGGTCTCTCCGACATACAAAGAATTACACAATCCCCATTATTCAGTTATTGCCAATCCATTTACGTTAGCGTTTCAAAATTGTACCGAGCATACTCTGGATATAATAACGGCGGCAATCTATGAAACCAGTGATATCAAAGTGATCAAAGCAAATGAAAAAGCATATTTTGAACCACAGCCTGTAAACGTTAATCCCGTAAAGCTCTTGCTTGGGTCAATGTTTGTCGCAGATGTCACAACTTCAGACCATCCGGGATCTCCAGTGACATCGACATTTACTTCTATTGGCAAATTTTTAACAAAATACAATGCCGTATCTGAAATATTAACCATAACTCCGGATACGTAA
- a CDS encoding TetR/AcrR family transcriptional regulator C-terminal domain-containing protein, with protein sequence MQAKNDFLDALNLEDADKALKAFATGFIRRHLSKEHLANIRLLVSEGSTVPEITSAFYAMGPKKTQACISQFLKKRFEIDDAEYEISVFLNTLLSMRMPVLTGLHALPSQAEIRRHSEKTVELFLKLLDL encoded by the coding sequence TTGCAGGCAAAAAATGATTTTTTGGATGCATTGAACCTGGAAGATGCAGACAAGGCGTTGAAAGCCTTTGCAACTGGTTTCATAAGAAGGCATTTATCAAAGGAACATCTGGCTAATATACGTCTGTTAGTGTCGGAAGGATCCACAGTTCCAGAAATAACAAGTGCTTTCTACGCTATGGGTCCGAAAAAAACTCAAGCCTGCATTTCCCAGTTCCTAAAAAAGCGGTTTGAAATTGATGATGCTGAATACGAGATCAGTGTTTTTCTTAACACGCTTCTTTCCATGCGTATGCCTGTGCTCACCGGACTGCACGCGCTGCCATCACAGGCAGAGATCCGCCGACATTCTGAAAAAACAGTAGAATTATTTCTGAAATTGCTTGATTTATAG
- a CDS encoding transposase encodes MFRARFLDGLNKKDLPIPKGARPKWVVDCARVGAGITALKYLSRYLYRGVISESNIVANQDGRVTFKYINGKTKSKFNWRVLTL; translated from the coding sequence GTGTTTCGCGCACGTTTTCTGGATGGGTTGAACAAAAAAGACTTGCCGATTCCCAAAGGAGCTCGTCCCAAATGGGTCGTGGATTGCGCCAGGGTCGGAGCCGGCATCACCGCCCTGAAATATCTGTCCAGGTATTTATACCGGGGTGTGATCAGCGAAAGCAATATCGTTGCCAATCAGGACGGTCGGGTTACCTTCAAGTACATTAACGGCAAAACCAAATCTAAATTTAACTGGAGGGTTTTAACTCTATGA
- a CDS encoding tyrosine-type recombinase/integrase, with amino-acid sequence MRHSFATHLLENGLSLRHIQALLGHAQLSYARCRTDLYGLSGLQSYTTASTLLRQP; translated from the coding sequence TTGCGCCACAGTTTTGCTACCCATCTGCTTGAAAACGGTTTAAGCCTTCGCCACATCCAGGCCCTTCTCGGCCATGCTCAGTTGTCGTACGCCAGATGCCGGACAGATCTATACGGCCTGTCCGGCCTGCAATCATATACAACAGCATCCACTCTCCTGCGGCAACCGTAA